One stretch of Meiothermus sp. QL-1 DNA includes these proteins:
- the casB gene encoding type I-E CRISPR-associated protein Cse2/CasB produces the protein MRGKAFLDWLEKLKEQKAWTPARAALKRSLAFDPGAYPPAMPYVEPFVQKEKEEEDWKREAHYLVAALYALKEGKHQEGRTLARALREAMEARGSDSLERRFQALLDADRDQLAFRLRQAVGLVEGSLDFARLLEDLLDWFQPERRVQARWAKEFYGKESVEEEKEVVA, from the coding sequence GTGAGGGGAAAAGCGTTTTTGGATTGGCTGGAAAAACTCAAGGAGCAGAAGGCCTGGACGCCTGCTCGGGCCGCCCTAAAGCGTAGCCTGGCCTTTGACCCAGGTGCCTATCCCCCGGCCATGCCCTATGTGGAGCCCTTTGTGCAGAAGGAAAAAGAGGAAGAGGATTGGAAACGAGAAGCCCACTACTTGGTGGCGGCCCTCTATGCCCTGAAGGAAGGGAAGCACCAGGAGGGGCGTACCCTGGCCCGCGCCCTGCGGGAGGCCATGGAGGCCCGGGGCTCAGACAGCCTGGAGCGGCGCTTCCAAGCCCTGCTAGATGCCGACCGGGACCAACTGGCCTTCCGTTTGCGGCAGGCGGTGGGCCTGGTGGAGGGGAGCCTGGACTTCGCCAGGCTCCTGGAAGACCTTCTGGATTGGTTCCAGCCAGAGCGCAGGGTACAGGCCCGTTGGGCCAAAGAGTTCTACGGCAAGGAAAGCGTAGAGGAGGAAAAGGAGGTGGTGGCATGA
- the cas7e gene encoding type I-E CRISPR-associated protein Cas7/Cse4/CasC: MKLVEVHVIQTVAPSNLNRDDTGSPKDALFGGYRRARISSQAQKRAVRVAFRDGLVGQFSPTDLAVRTQRLIRESLVPILKSRGITEDDALIASKKLLEVLKKKDGSFFKKDEPEQTSYLLFVGNVEVEKLADLVQRELAVLLRDALSDKTKKQLFNDLEGILNGGKAVDLALFGRMLADRPELGVDAAAQVAHAISTHKVDREFDFYTAVDDLNPKEETGAGMMGDVEFYSATLYRYAVVNLEKLLENLQGDKDLALKGTLAFLEAFALTLPTGKQNSFAAHNPPLFLAFRAGKGLPRNLATAFERPIRPQEDKPLSALSVEALVKEWEKFDRVFGPLKPEWKGALNLTEGNTGSLKVVESLADLKADVEKALQDLLG; encoded by the coding sequence ATGAAGCTTGTGGAAGTGCACGTAATCCAGACCGTGGCCCCCAGCAACCTGAACCGGGACGACACGGGAAGCCCCAAGGACGCCCTCTTTGGCGGGTACCGCCGGGCCCGCATCTCCAGCCAGGCCCAGAAGCGGGCGGTGCGGGTGGCTTTTAGAGATGGACTCGTTGGGCAGTTTAGCCCCACTGACCTAGCTGTAAGGACCCAAAGGTTGATAAGAGAAAGCCTCGTGCCGATTTTGAAAAGCCGAGGAATAACGGAGGACGATGCACTCATAGCCTCGAAGAAGCTTTTGGAGGTGTTGAAAAAGAAGGATGGTTCCTTCTTCAAGAAGGACGAGCCAGAGCAAACTTCGTACCTGCTTTTCGTAGGCAATGTAGAAGTAGAGAAATTGGCTGATCTTGTTCAGCGTGAGCTCGCAGTGCTTCTGAGGGATGCCCTTTCAGACAAGACAAAGAAGCAGTTGTTTAATGACTTGGAAGGTATTCTGAACGGAGGCAAGGCCGTAGATCTGGCCCTCTTTGGCCGCATGCTGGCCGACCGGCCCGAGCTGGGGGTGGACGCCGCCGCCCAGGTGGCCCACGCCATCTCCACCCACAAGGTGGACCGGGAGTTTGACTTCTACACCGCTGTGGACGACCTCAACCCCAAGGAGGAAACCGGGGCGGGGATGATGGGGGATGTGGAGTTCTACTCCGCCACCCTGTACCGCTACGCCGTGGTGAACCTGGAGAAGCTCCTGGAAAACCTCCAAGGGGACAAAGACCTGGCCCTCAAGGGCACCCTGGCCTTCCTGGAAGCCTTCGCCCTCACCCTGCCCACCGGCAAGCAAAACAGCTTTGCTGCCCACAACCCCCCCCTCTTCCTGGCCTTCCGCGCCGGGAAGGGCCTGCCCCGGAACCTGGCCACGGCCTTTGAGCGCCCCATCCGCCCCCAGGAGGACAAACCCCTTTCCGCCCTTTCGGTGGAGGCCTTGGTCAAGGAGTGGGAGAAGTTTGACCGGGTCTTTGGCCCCCTGAAGCCTGAGTGGAAGGGGGCCCTGAACCTCACGGAAGGGAATACGGGCAGCCTGAAAGTGGTGGAGAGCCTGGCTGACCTCAAAGCGGACGTAGAAAAGGCCCTGCAAGACCTATTAGGGTAA
- the cas5e gene encoding type I-E CRISPR-associated protein Cas5/CasD, protein MPTLLLRLQGPMQSWGTRSRFDYRDTWPYPTKSGVLGLLAAALGRDRKEDISDLAALRMGVRVDRRGVLKVDYQTAQGVLNSEQSKTRDVQSWRYYLSDAAFLVGLEGDAGLLKGAHQALLNPRFALYLGRKGYAPSPPPYLPDGLREEPLEIALRAYPYLFPQRPKEDLLLVLEAEQGRLVYDQPIAPFAERRFGARYVEEKLLGKEEVPLREEAHVG, encoded by the coding sequence ATGCCTACCCTTCTCCTTAGACTCCAGGGTCCCATGCAGTCCTGGGGCACCCGGAGCCGCTTTGACTACCGGGATACCTGGCCCTACCCCACCAAGAGCGGGGTCTTGGGGCTTTTGGCCGCCGCCTTGGGCCGGGACCGCAAGGAAGACATCTCCGACCTGGCCGCCCTGCGCATGGGGGTGCGGGTGGACCGGAGGGGCGTGCTCAAGGTGGATTACCAGACCGCCCAGGGGGTCCTGAACTCAGAACAGAGCAAAACCCGAGACGTGCAGAGCTGGCGGTACTACCTTTCGGACGCTGCCTTCCTGGTGGGCCTGGAAGGGGACGCGGGTCTGCTGAAAGGGGCCCACCAGGCGCTCCTCAACCCCAGGTTTGCCCTTTACCTGGGGCGCAAGGGGTACGCGCCCAGCCCACCCCCCTACCTCCCCGATGGCCTGCGGGAAGAACCCCTGGAAATAGCCCTCCGCGCCTACCCCTACCTGTTCCCCCAAAGGCCCAAGGAGGACCTGCTTCTGGTCCTCGAGGCGGAGCAAGGCCGCCTGGTGTACGACCAGCCCATTGCCCCCTTCGCCGAGCGGCGCTTTGGGGCCAGGTACGTGGAGGAAAAACTCCTTGGCAAGGAGGAGGTTCCCCTCAGGGAGGAAGCCCATGTGGGTTAG
- the cas6e gene encoding type I-E CRISPR-associated protein Cas6/Cse3/CasE, which produces MWVSKLVLNLRSKAARRDLANPYQMHRTLSKAVSQALKEGKERLLWRLEPTRGLEAPVVLVQTLTEPDWSVLEKDYAEVFPPKPFNPVLQEGQVLRFRLRANPSKRAKDRGERVALKTPAEKISWLERKLAEGGFRLHTNEEEGPMVRILQDNFLEVRKSGHLIQVQAVLFEGTLKVVNPEEALQALSRGIGPGKALGLGLLSLRP; this is translated from the coding sequence ATGTGGGTTAGCAAGCTGGTGCTCAACCTGCGCTCCAAAGCCGCCCGCAGGGACCTGGCCAACCCCTACCAGATGCACCGCACCCTCTCCAAAGCGGTGTCCCAGGCCCTAAAGGAGGGGAAGGAGCGGCTCCTTTGGCGCCTCGAGCCCACCCGGGGCCTGGAAGCCCCCGTGGTCCTGGTCCAGACCCTCACCGAGCCCGACTGGAGCGTTCTGGAAAAGGACTACGCCGAGGTCTTTCCCCCTAAGCCCTTCAACCCCGTTTTGCAGGAAGGCCAGGTGTTGCGCTTCCGCCTCCGCGCCAACCCCAGCAAGCGGGCCAAAGACCGGGGGGAAAGGGTGGCCCTCAAGACGCCCGCGGAGAAAATCTCCTGGCTTGAGCGCAAGCTGGCGGAAGGGGGCTTCCGCCTCCACACGAACGAGGAAGAAGGGCCCATGGTTCGCATCCTCCAAGATAACTTTCTGGAAGTGCGCAAGTCTGGCCACCTCATTCAGGTGCAGGCGGTGCTCTTTGAAGGCACGCTGAAAGTGGTGAACCCAGAGGAGGCCCTCCAGGCCCTCTCCAGGGGCATCGGGCCCGGAAAGGCCCTGGGGCTTGGCCTGCTTTCCCTCAGGCCGTAG
- the cas1e gene encoding type I-E CRISPR-associated endonuclease Cas1e, which produces MPPVPNTRNLKELPKFRDGLSYLYVEHAFIEQEAQGIGIYTQEGLTLVPVAALGVLFLGPGTRITHAAIRALAGNGCTVAWIGEGFARFYAQGLGDTRSALRLQRQARAWADPKLHLEVVFRLYQKRFKEPLPKDLSLEQVRGLEGVRVRSAYARWSQETGVPWHGRSYDRRNWASSDPINRALSAGAAYLYGLAHAAIVSSGFSPALGFIHVGRLLSFVYDVADLYKTEVLVPAAFLTVAESDLEVERRIRQKLRERILEERLLERMVGDLLDLFKGLGLPEEEEDEEDPTRPGGLWDPAGEVEGGVAYGGDDPGESAEES; this is translated from the coding sequence ATGCCACCGGTGCCCAACACCCGCAACCTCAAGGAGCTACCCAAGTTCCGGGATGGGCTCTCCTACCTCTACGTGGAGCACGCCTTCATTGAGCAAGAGGCCCAGGGCATCGGCATCTATACCCAAGAGGGCCTGACCCTGGTGCCGGTGGCGGCCCTGGGGGTGCTCTTTCTGGGCCCCGGCACCCGCATCACCCACGCGGCCATCCGGGCCCTGGCCGGCAACGGCTGCACGGTGGCCTGGATTGGGGAGGGCTTTGCCCGCTTTTACGCCCAGGGCCTGGGGGATACCCGAAGCGCCCTCAGGCTCCAGCGCCAGGCCAGGGCCTGGGCCGACCCAAAGCTCCACCTGGAGGTGGTCTTCCGCCTCTACCAAAAGCGTTTCAAGGAGCCCCTGCCCAAGGACCTCAGCCTGGAACAGGTGCGGGGGCTGGAGGGGGTACGGGTACGGTCGGCCTATGCCCGCTGGAGCCAGGAGACCGGGGTACCCTGGCACGGCCGGAGCTACGACCGCCGGAACTGGGCCTCTTCCGACCCGATAAACCGGGCGCTCTCTGCTGGAGCGGCCTATCTCTATGGGCTGGCCCATGCCGCCATTGTGAGCAGCGGGTTTAGCCCCGCCCTGGGCTTCATCCACGTGGGCCGGCTCCTTTCCTTCGTTTACGATGTGGCCGACCTCTACAAAACCGAGGTCCTGGTGCCGGCCGCCTTTCTCACGGTGGCGGAGTCAGACCTCGAGGTGGAGCGCCGCATACGGCAGAAGCTTCGGGAACGCATCCTGGAGGAGCGTCTTTTAGAGCGCATGGTGGGAGACTTACTGGACCTCTTCAAGGGGTTGGGCCTGCCCGAGGAGGAAGAGGACGAAGAAGACCCCACCCGTCCCGGAGGGCTTTGGGACCCCGCAGGAGAGGTGGAGGGCGGGGTGGCCTATGGTGGTGATGATCCTGGAGAAAGTGCCGAAGAGTCTTAG
- the cas2e gene encoding type I-E CRISPR-associated endoribonuclease Cas2e: MVVMILEKVPKSLRGELTRWLLEVDTGVFVGRLSATVRELLWEKVVQKAGEGRCAMVWRTNNEQGFSLKLHNHPDRTLQDFDGIVLVTVRNAEAMQKAEKLKRMSKALRGDLDKKTPD, encoded by the coding sequence ATGGTGGTGATGATCCTGGAGAAAGTGCCGAAGAGTCTTAGGGGAGAGCTGACCCGCTGGCTCCTGGAGGTGGACACTGGGGTATTCGTGGGCCGCCTGAGCGCCACCGTGAGGGAGCTTCTGTGGGAAAAAGTGGTGCAAAAGGCCGGGGAAGGCCGGTGCGCCATGGTCTGGCGTACCAATAACGAGCAAGGCTTTTCCCTTAAGCTCCACAACCACCCGGACCGCACCCTGCAGGACTTTGATGGTATAGTGTTAGTAACTGTGCGCAACGCCGAGGCCATGCAAAAGGCGGAAAAGCTAAAGCGCATGTCCAAGGCCTTGCGCGGGGATCTTGACAAGAAAACCCCGGACTAG